The Mauremys mutica isolate MM-2020 ecotype Southern chromosome 1, ASM2049712v1, whole genome shotgun sequence genome has a segment encoding these proteins:
- the ITM2B gene encoding integral membrane protein 2B: MVKVSFNSALAQKEAAKKDEENSQVLILGPDPKDPEAVVPVGQRRAWCWCMCFGVAFMLAGVILGGAYLYKYFAFQQGGVYFCGIKYIEDDLTLTEPDARAPAARYQTIEQNIQILEEDDVEFISVPVPEFADSDPADIVHDFHRRLTAYLDLSLDKCYVIPLNTSVVMPPKNFLELLINIKAGTYLPQSYLIHEQMIVTDRIENVDQLGFFIYRLCRGKETYKLQRKETMKGIQKREATNCRKIRHFENRFAIETLICEQ; encoded by the exons ATGGTGAAAGTGTCGTTTAACTCCGCCTTGGCGCAGAAGGAGGCAGCCAAGAAGGACGAGGAGAACAGCCAGGTGCTCATCCTGGGCCCGGACCCCAAG GACCCTGAAGCTGTGGTGCCTGTTGGACAGAGGAGAGCTTGGTGTTGGTGTATGTGCTTTGGAGTGGCTTTTATGCTTGCTGGTGTGATACTTGGTGGTGCCTATCTGTACAAATATTTTGCATTCCAG caaGGTGGTGTGTATTTCTGTGGAATAAAATATATTGAAGATGACTTAACTCTGACTGAGCCTGATGCACGTGCTCCAGCAGCTCGCTACCAGACAATTGAGCAaaacattcagatccttgaggaGGATGATGTTGAATTCATCAGTGTGCCTGTCCCAGAATTTGCTGACAGTGATCCAGCAGACATTGTTCATGATTTCCACCGG AGACTCACAGCCTACCTTGACCTTAGCTTGGATAAGTGCTATGTGATTCCTCTGAACACTTCAGTTGTTATGCCGCCAAAAAATTTCTTGGAGTTGCTGATCAACATAAAG GCTGGAACATACTTGCCTCAGTCCTATCTGATTCATGAACAGATGATTGTTACTGATCGCATTGAAAATGTGGATCAGTTGGGGTTCTTTATTTATCGTCTGTGCCGTGGCAAGGAAACCTATAAACTACAGCGCAAAGAAACCATGAAAG GAATTCAAAAGCGTGAAGCCACCAATTGCCGAAAGATTCGACACTTTGAGAATAGGTTTGCTATAGAAACGCTCATTTGTGAACAGTAA